GACGGCGAGCTGTTTGGCAATTGCAACCTTCTGCTGGTTACCGCCGCTGAGCGAGGACACCGGCGCATCGACGCTGCCCATTCGGATGTTCAGTTTCCTGGCAAAGTCGCTGGCGAGCGCTGCTTCTGCCCCGGCGTCAATCAGCCCGAGGCGCCCGGTCAGCGCGTCGAGGTCAAGAACCGAGATGTTCCGGGCAATCGAAAGGTCCAGGAATACACCGGAGCCCTTTCGATCTTCCGACAGATATACGAGGCCGGCCCTCACCGCGTCCGCATAGTTTCTTATCGCCTGCGGCTTGCCATGGAGCAGGATTTCGCCGCTCGTAATGGCGCGCAACCCGCAGATACCTTCGGCAATTTCCGTGCGGCCGGAGCCAATGAGACCACCGATGCCAAGGATTTCACCGTTCATCAAATCGATGTTTACACCCCGAAAGCGCTGGCCGTCGCCCAGAGCGCGAACCGAAAGGACCACCTCGTGCGATCGCTCCCCGGCTGGCTGCTTGGGTGGATAGAGTTGTGTGATCTCGCGCCCGACCATGAGCCGGACCACGTCATCAGGGGTCAGATCGGCGACGGACCCGGTCGCCACATAGCGGCCGTCACGCAGAACGGTCACCCGGTCGCAAAGATCGAATATTTCGGCCATGCGGTGGCTGATATAAATGATCGATATGCCGTTGGCCTTCAGACCGCGGATGATCTCGAAAAGTATGCGTGTTTCCGCTTCTGTCAGCGCGGCGGTCGGCTCATCGAAGATGAGGACACGGCAATCGAGCGTCAGGGCCTTGGCGATCTCCACGAGCTGCTGGCTGGAGATCGGCAGATCACCGACCTTGCGGCGAACGTCGATTGGCGCGAGGCGGTTCATGACGTCTTGTGCCTCGCGTTCCAGCTTGCGGTAGTTCATCAGCAGCGAGCGCTGCCGGCTGGTGGTTGCCATGAAGATGTTTTCCGCAACGCTGGCGTCCGGGCAAAGCGCGATCTCCTGGTGGACCAGTCCGAGACCAAGCGCCTGCGCAACCGAAGGCGATGCGATCTTGACCGGGTTGCCGTCGAGGACAATCTCTCCATCATCCGGCTGCAGCACGCCGGCGATGATGTTCATGAGCGTCGACTTTCCCGCGCCGTTTTCGCCGCAGAGCGCATGAATCTCGCCCTGCTCCAGGCTGAAATTGACACCTGTCAGGGCTTTCACCGCACCGAAATGTTTTGTGACGTTGCGGATATTGAGAACCGGATTTCGCATGACGCACTCTTCGCAAGGATGGCAACTGGTTTCGCAAGGATGGCTACCCGGACTTGCCGCCCGGATAGCCGGTTGCAATGCCTATTCCTCGATACCCTTGGTGCCGCGGCGCTTGAGGTATTTGTCCCAGAAGAAATCGTCGGCATTCTCGGCCGTGACAATGGAAAGCCCGTTGTCCACGAAGGGGATGCTCATCGGATTGAGCCCTGCACGCTTGGCATCGTTCATGGGATCGATCAGTTCCGGGTGCTTGGCCAGCCAGAGCAGCATGAAGCCCATGTAGCCCTGCATGCCCTGATTGGGGTTGATCGAGCCGAAGACTTCACCTGCCTTGATCATGTCAAGGATGTTGGCGTTGACGTCCGCACACATGACGAGAATCTTGCCGCCGCTTTCCTTGTTGGCCTGGGCGGCGCCGATGGCCGAATTCGCCTCCGGCATGAAGACGGCCGCGAGATTGGGATTGGCCTGGATGATACTCATCAGGCCCTGATAGGCCTTGGTCGGATCCTGGTTCGAGGCTGCTCTGCCGACGAGTTTCATGTCGGGCCACTTTGCCTTCATACGCTCGATGAAAGCCGTGACGCGCTTGTCGTGATTGTCCTGCCCGGGATTCTCGAGGACGGCATATTCGCCCTTGCCTCCGAGCTTCTCGGCAATGGCATCGGCAGCATAGGTGCCCTCGCGTATGTTGTCGGACGTAATGAAGGAAATCCGCTTGGAAAGCGGCGAATCCGCCGCGAATGTCACGACCGCCGTACCCTGGCCGATCGCCCGGTTGATCGGCTCAATGAATGGATCCGAGTTCATCGGGTGAACGAGAATGCCAGCGGGATTCTGCGCAAGCGCCTGGTCGAAACTGGCGATCTGCTTGTTGACGTCATATTCCGGTGTTCCGGTATAGGCCGTTTCGCAACCGAGCTGCTTGCCCGCCTGCTTGAACATTTCATAGACGGGGAACCAGTATTCAACGCCAGAAACCATGACGTTCATGACGTATTTTTCGCCCGGTTCGCAGCGAAACGGCGATTCTTCGGCAGCTTTAGCAGGGGCTGCGGAATACGCCATGACCAGGACTGCCATGGCCGTTGTGCTTAAAAAAGTGCGCAAGTGTCCTCCTCGAGGCCGAAGCCCCTCCCATTGGTTTCGTGGTGCCGCGCAGGCGGCCACAATTCGTTGTGAAGACCAGCAATCCTCCTCGAATGCTGCCCGGAGCAATCAAGCCCAAAAGCAAATCAATGTCAATATAATTCAATATGTGAATTATAATTCATGCAACCACTTGCGACAGTCGACCTCTTGCGCCAGGCCCTGCCCGCACTATGAACAGGTGTCGTCAATGTCATCGACTTGATGACCTGGTCGAAAGATCAGCATCCGCATGTCTGACCGACGATGCATGGGGCAGACTGTTGACGCGCGCAACCCGTTATCTCCGACTATCACGGCTATCCCTGTTCGGGGTTGCCCGTACACCCCTCGGACAATGCGAAGAGCGACCCGATAACAAGCGCCGTACTCAGTCCACCGCGCCAAGCCGTTGATTGCACAGGGAACCATCTGGCCAGACCGATGTTTTGATTTCGCTGTACGCCGCTTGGTTTCTTTGCGTGCAAACAATGAGAAAGAAGGTGTCCTGACCAGATGGCATTCATACAGACCGAAGAGTCTTCGTCAAAGCCGACACGCGTCGCGCGACACCAATCGCTCATAAAGGTTGGTGTGAATGCGTGGCGTCTTGTCTCGGCTCGCCGGATCGCGATGCTGGTGGATGCCGCTGACTACTACCGACATCTCGAAGAAGCCTTCGCCACCGCCCAACGCTCCATCCTTATCGCCGGCTGGGACTTTAACGGAGAGATCGCTCTGCGTCCCGACCGGCCCGGTGCTGAGCGGCTCGGCCACTATCTGCGGCGATTGATCGACGAGCGGATGGATCTTCATATTCATATCCTGGTCTGGTCCAACGGCCCGATCTATTCGGCACGGCAGATGCGCGTATTTCCCAAAGAGCCCTGGGCCGACCATCCGCGTATCAATCTTTGCTATGATCGTCACCATCCATGGCGCGGTTGTCATCACCAAAAAATAGTATGTATCGATGACAAAATCGCTTTCTCCGGGGGTATTGACCTGACCGTCCACCGCTGGGACACCTCGGATCATTTCGAAATTGACAGCCGGCGCAAAGACTTGAATGGCACGCTTTACCCCGCGGTGCACGATGTGCAGCTTGCCGTGGACGGGCAGGCCGCAAGATCTTTGGCCGATCTCCTGCGCGCGCGTTGGCTGACCTGCAAAGGCACGAGGATCGCCCCGGTACGTGTCGACGGCAACCGTTGGCCGGCCGGTCTGAAGCCCGACCTTCGCAATGTTGACGTTGCCATAGCCCGCACCGCACCCGCTGCCTTCGGGAGAAAAGGCAGTCGCGAAATCGAGCTGCTCAATGAAACGGCGCTGAAGGCCGCCCGCCGATCGGTCTATATAGAGACCCAGTATCTCACATGTCGGCGAATTGGTCGTTTGATTGAACGCAGGCTGCGTGAGCCTGATGGACCGGAAATCATCATCGTGGTTCCCCAAGAATGCCACGGTGGCCTGGAGCGACTGTTCATGGGCGGCAATCGCGACCGCCTTGTTCGCCGGCTCAGACGAGCCGACATATATGGCCGACTACGTGTCGTTTACCCGGTTGTCGTTGATAGTGAAGGCGCTCACGAAGCCCCTGTCTTCGTCCATTCCAAAGTTATGATCATCGACGACCGGTTTGCGCGGATCGGCTCATCCAATCTTAATAATCGCTCTTGCGGCATGGATACCGAGTGCGATCTCGCCATCGAGGCGGCGACCCCATCGGAGCGTGCAGCTGTCGCTCGCTTGCGTGATCGTCTCCTGGCTGAGCACCTCGGTATGACACCCGTTGAAGTGCAATCGCGCATCCACAAGCAGCGGTCCATTGTCGAGGTAATCGACAATTATAGCCGCGGCAACCGCCGCTTGAAGCCTATAGTGCTCGAAGCAGACGCCGGGCCGGAGAAGCCCATTCCCCTGACTGCCTTGTTCGATCCAAAAAAGCCCGTGCAACCCTCACGATATTTTGGCAAATGCTTGCAAATCTTAAGGGTGTGGCTGAGCCGACGCTGATTTGGCCTTGGCCGTATCCCTCCCCAGCACCCGTTCCGATATGGCAAGCAGCAGCAGCCCGAGGGGTAGTGGCAGCAAGAAATAGACGCATCTGAAGGCTATGACGGCACCGATGGTGGCAGCCTGCGGCAACAGAAACTGCGTGGTGGCTTCCAGGACTCCGAGACCACCCGGAACGTGTGTCGCGATGGCCGTTGCATTCGCTATCGCGTACGCTGCGGAGACCTCCCAATAATGGACATCCTGATAGGCCAATAACAACTGCTGAAGGCTCGCCGCGATGCAAGCGAAGTTGATCGTGCCAAGGGCCAGTTGCGCAACCGCCAATCGCAGCGGTGGCAAATTGAATTTCCACTTGCGGACGGTCAGAAGCCGCCGGATCCGCCAACAGAGGATCAGATAGAGCGCAAGGGCTGCAAGAAATACCATGCCGACCAAAAACGCAGCCCGTTGCTCAAGACCGATGACTGCAGCGGAGCTCGAACTCAAAAGCATCGCCCATCCGCACAGCGATAACAGGCCGACGGCGACGGTCAACCCCGAGAAAAGCACAACCTTGGTCACATCCTCGGCTGTTAGTCCCCATCGCGAGTAGAAGCGATAGCGAATGGCGCCACTGCTCAAAGCCGACAAGCCGATATTGTGGCCGATTGAAAGGCTGACAAAGGACGTCAGCGCGGCTTTGCGGTACGCCAGAGGTTTGCCCGCATAGATGAGCCCAAAGGCATCGAAACCCGTCAGGCAACCATAGCTGGCTGCAGCAAAGACAATGGATAGAACAAGATGGTCAAGGGGGATCGCGCCAATCGATGCCACGACCTCTGCCGGACTGTAGCGGCTGATATTTCGGTAGAGCAGCCAGCAGAAAAAAGCGGCCGCTGTAGCGACCAGGAAATTCAGTCCTGCTTTTCTGCCGAGCATTGCTTTGTCTCCGGGGTACGGCCGGTGCGATGGCATGTTGAAGGGAACGAAGGTAGGCTTCGGAAAGTTCCTCTTGCATCGACACTGCGAGGAGATTGCTATCAAGATCCTGACCTACAATGTGCACAGCTGTGTCGGCAGCGACGGTCAACCATCTCCGGGGCGTATCGCCGAGGTCATTGCCGCGTGCGATCCGGACGTTGTCGCGCTACAGGAGCTCGATGTGGGCCGCAAGCGTACAGGCTCGGTGGATCAGGCGCATGCCATTGCAACCCAATTGAGTATGAGACTGTTCTTCCATCCGGCAATCCAAGTCGCTGAGGAGCAATATGGCGATGCTATTTTGACCTCGCTCGACATGCGGCTGATCAAGGCTGGTCCCCTGCCCTCTTTCGGAGAACGTCGTGGAGCATTGTGGGTCGAAGCGAACTACCGGGGAAACATTGTCAACATTATAAATACCCATTTGGGTCTGTCGAGGCGCGACCGCTCAGCCCAGGTTGCGGCTCTGCTTGGACCGGGCTGGCTCGGACACGCCGATTGCCGATCGCCGAAGATCTTGCTGGGCGATTTCAATGCCGGCAGGTCATCGTTGGCATACAGACAGATTTCCAACCAATTCGCAGACGTGTGGGCCGGCGGAACCGGCCGCCCGCGAAAAACGTTTCCTTCGCGGCTTCCTCTTGTCCGGATCGATCACATCTTTGTTGAAAGATCGATGCAGGTAACCGACGTCGGCGTTGTCAGCGGACGCACCGCACGCATGGCTTCGGATCATCTGCCTCTCTACGCCACCATCGCCATGAGCAAAACGTAGCGGAAAGCGGAGGTTCTTCGAACACAAATTGTCCGAAGCTGTGTTGTCACCACGTCGCCTGCGCAACCTTCGGCGACCCCGCTATGAGTGGCAAAGCCGGCGTCGAGATCTTCTCGGCTTGTGGCACTCCAAAGCGGTCATTGGGCTGTCAACTCCGAATGGATGAATTGTGTCGCCCGGGAACCTTTCTTTGCTGCTTTAAAAGGCGCGCAAGCAAGTTTCGCCTGCGCTTGCGCTGGCCGAGATCGATATCGCTGACAAGTTTTGCGCCACCCTCACGCCGCTCCAATATGATCTTACGGCTATGGAAAGCTTCGAGCTCGGCTCGATGCGCCACGCTTATGATGGTGACATTGGGCATTTCGTGGATGAGCATCTCCATCATCTTGTCCTGACTCTTCTCATCCAGTGCTGAGGTTGCTTCATCCAGCACGATGATGTCGGGCGTGTGTAGCAGCAGGCGGGCGAACGCCAGCCGCTGCTTTTCGCCCCCGGACAGGGTCTGGTCCCATGGTGCTTCCTCCTCGATCTTGCTGTTCAGGTAATCGAGTCCCACCTTGTCGAGTGCCGCGTTGATTTTCTCCAACGTCCAGTTATCGGCGGCGGCGGGATAGGCGACCGCACGGCGCAGCGTCCCGGAGGGGATATAGGGCCGTTGCGGCAACATGAACATTCGCCTGCCGGCGTGGAAATTGACAGTGCCGTCCCCCCACGGCCATAGACCTGCGACGGCCCGCACCAACGTGCTCTTGCCTGAGCCGGATTCGCCGGCCACTAAAACCCGCTCGCCTGGTTCGATCACGACCTCGGTTTCCTTGACCACGGCAGTGCCATCGTCAAGCGACACGGAAAGATTGTTCAAGCTAAGCACCGCATCGCCTTCAGTCTCGCCGCGCTTGATACGTCCGAAGGCGTCGCTCCGTTCCGCGCGCTCGAGGCCATCAAGCGACATCATCAGCGAGGCGATGCGCCGAGCACAGGCGTTCCAATCGGCAAGACGGGGGTAGTTGTCGACCAGCCATCCGAACGCGCCCTGCACGATAGCAAAGGCAGAGGCAGCCTGCATTACCTGCCCAAGTGTCATGCCACCTTCGAGAAATTTCGGAGCGCAAAGCAAAACCGGCACGACCGGCGCAAACAAGCTCGACCCCTGCGATACCAAGGCTGTCCGCATGTGCTGGCCGGTAAGAAGCGCCCATCGTCTGAGCACATTGCCGAACGTTTTGTCGATGCCGCTGCGTTCCTCCTCCTCGCCGCCGAGCAATGCAATACTCTCGCCATTTTCCCGCACGCGCGTCAGCACGTAGCGGAGTTCGGCTTCCGCTTGATTCTTTTCCTCGGAGAGGCGGACGAAATGGCGGCCAATGACCGCCATCGAGGTCGACGTGATCCCGGCATACAGCACCGCAGTGATAACGAGGAAACCGGGTACAGTAATAGTCGAACCTGCGATCGTCAGGGTCAGGGCCCCGCCGATAGTCCAGAGCACGACGATGAAGGTCGAGGCCGCCAGAAATGCGGAGATGACACCTGCGATGAAATCGACGGGCGATTCGGTGGCAATTCGCAAATCCTCCGTGATGCGGGCTTCGGGATTCTCGTGGTCGCCGCCGACAAGGTTCAACTGATAGTAACGGCCGTTTGCCAGCCATCGCGCAATGACGGCGGTCGTCAGCCAGGAGCGCCAGCGGCGCTGAATCGTCATCCGAAGGAAGACTTGTGCAACGACAAGGCTGCCGCTTCCAAGAACGAGCGGCACGAAAACGGCACTGAGGAAATAGACGGTGCTGGCATCGCGTTGCTCAAGGGCATCGAAAATTGCGCGATTCCAGACATTGATCCCATACTGGAAGCCGACATTGATACATATCAGGATCAAAAGCCCGATCGACAACGGCCAAGCCAGCCTATCGCCACGGCGGCTCCAGTAACCGCGCGCGCTGATCCAAAAACGTCTCAGCAAGTATTTCTTGCGCGCGCGCTCGGTCTCCTCAGGCGTCAGTTCTGCAACCGGATCGATGAAATCCGGCGGCGCGCCCTGCTCAGCGGCTTTCGAGGCGGCTTCGACAGTCGCTCCTTTCGCTTGACGCGATTTTTTGGCACTGCGTTGTTTGGCGCCGTCGATCGATTCCGCCTTGCGTTTGGCCTCGGACATAAGGGCGATAACGGCTTAAAAGATCAAAAGGTTGCACGATGTCTGCTCCAGATCTGATTGCCAACAGCACCAGTGCTCTTTCAGGTTCCGGTATTCGCAATGCGACAGGTTCGCCATTCTCGATTTACAGCTTTGACCGGTTGCGTGCACTCTCACCTCGCCGCTGCGTGTCAGCTATGAATTCAGGAACGGGTCAAACTCCCGTCCCTACCCAAGCCAGAGACTGACTAGATCGGACATTGCGACTGCCTGAAACAGCTCTTGCAGGTGGACGTCACTTCAGTTCAGTCATGTGACAATACCCTCAGAAATCAATCAAGCTTTTGTTAACCATCCTTTCACCCTGCCCTCGCCTCATCCTGCTTCTGGTTTGCCTTCAACAATCCCATCAGCAAGGGACCCGAGGAGAACGAACCGGCGCGAGCTTTGTCGGTAAGCGAGCGGAGGTAACCGCCTGGGCTGGTAATGGCTTCGCCCTTTTGCAAGATGGCGGCGACGACAATGGCCGCTTCATTGGCACCAAAGGTTTCGACGGCCTGGTTCCATGCGTCAGGGCTTATCCCGAGCGTCACCCGAACCAGATTGGCCGTCTGCACCAGATCAGGCCAGCTCTCGATGCCTCGCAAGGCGTAATCGACAATGTCCGGGCAAGCCTTCAGGATCAAGCCGAGCGGAAAGGCTTTTGGCGGCAGCTTGTAGCGGGAATGTATCGGCTGGTCGGTCACGCCGGCATCGATCTCTTTGGTGCTTTCCGGCTCGCTGGCATCGTTCCAGCTTGCCTCGGCATTTGCCCCCTGGTCTTTTCTAAAGCCGGGTTCAAGTTCAGATGAAGAGTCGGGATTTTGATTCTGTATGTGCCGTTCATTTTGAACGTCACTGGCGTTTGATTTTCTATAATTAGCGTGAATTTCCAATAACTTCTCGACATCCAGGCGCAAATCATCAAGCGCAGCGGCCAATACATCGAGCCCCAGGCGGTCAAAGCCACGTAACAGTGGTCGTGCCAGCGGGATAAAACGCTCGCTGATGGCGCTCCAGGGCCCATCCAGTTCCTGCTCTTCGGCAAAGATAATCATCTTGGCGATGTCGCGGCGATGCAGGCTGATACGTTCCCGAAGCAGGCGTTTTGCCAGATCTTCGGCGCGGATGGCGGCAGCGAATTGTTCGATCTCCCCTGCCCGCGCCACCAGCGGCGACAGATCGAAGCCGAAAGCCGTTTTGACGCCGCCTTCCTGGTCGCGGCGCACATAACGCTTACCGTTGGGGCTGTCGCGACGGATGATGAGACCAGCCTCGACCAACGCCGCCAGATGCCGGCGCAATGTTACTGGCGCCATGCCGTGGGCGCGCATCGAAAGTTCGCGGTTGGAGGGGAAAACGACGAGATTGCCTTCGCTGTCGAGTTCCGCCGGCTTATGGAAGCTCAGCAGCGCATGCAGCACGGCCAGCGACCGATCAGATACACCGAGGGCCGGACGCGCCTCGGTGATCGTACGGAACAATTTCCACTTGTCGGCGACTTGCATGGCCGGACAATCGCGCGCCGCAGCCTGTGCTTCCAGCATGGCATGCGACATCGGCCGCCGCCCGAAGGGCGTCGTTGTCATTTCCCTGTTCATAGCTTTCACCTTCAATCAGGCAAAAGAAATCTGCTCGCCGAAACGACGCTTAGTGCTTGACAGTGATTCTCGGAAATGCGATTCTCAAGCTGCTTAGACTTTGAGAGGGCTTCCGGGACTTGTTTCGGGGGCCTTTTCTTTTGTGATCTCTCTCCAGTTAGAGTTGTCTCATACGCGGTTCACTCGCCTCACTGCGAAGATACGCAGCGTAGATTTCCGGCAAATGCGTTATCAGATAGTGGCCGAACTCCGGCGCTGTTGCCTCGTCAACGATCACTTTCGTCTTGCCGTCGTTCTGCTCTATCCTGGCAAAGGGCACGCCTTCGCTGGATTTTAGCGGATAGATAGAGGGACCGGATTTCCGCTTCGGTGTCAGGCTTTTCAGGAGCAGCGCAAATCGCGCATCGCTGTCGAGCCGCATGAAGCGCTGCATATCCACCCGCTCCTTCCAGGATCCGGACGTTGCCTGCAGCAGCTGCGACAGCTGCTCCCAGCGTGGCCGGCCGACCTTGGGTGCAGCTCCGACCGCCTGGATCAAATCCAGCGGCAGCGAGTTGGCCACAGCGATCATGGTCGACAAATTGCCTTTATGAACCGACAGTGCCGCCATCAGCGCATGCCGCTCAATGCCGTGCGCCTCGAGCCGGGCTGCGAACAGAGCCCGCTCGATGAAGGACAGGTCCTTGCGCTCGAGGTTTTCCTTGCCCTGGGCAACGATCAGATCCTCATCGGAAAGATCGCGCACGACCGCTTTCACCGGGCGGCCGAGAGCCTGCAACGCGGCAAGGCGACGATGGCCATAGGCGACCTGATAGCGATTGTCGTCTTGCGGGCTGGGCCTGACCAGGATCGGAACCTGCTGACCGTGCTCCTCGATACTTGCCTTCAGGTCGTCGAAATCCGCCGTATCGAGATCATCAAGGCGATCGCGAATGAACGAGACATCGATCAGATCAGGCTCGATGTCGATAACGTATTCGCCGGACTGAAGCTGGGCGCGCAGAGTCTGCGCATCCTCGGCATCGTCCGAAAGACTTTGCAGCGACAGGCCCATGGCTTTCAGAGAGCCGGACTTCTGCGCCGGTTTCGCCAGGCGGTGTTCGTTCTGCGACGCCTCGTTGATCGGCGTCATCATGGCTTTCAAGGCATCTCTGCGTTTGTTCATGGCGACCTGCCCCATGCTTCGCGCACCAGATCCTCAATCTCGAGATTGACCGCATTAAGGGCTTCGATGGCGCGGTCATAGGTGACGCGGGTGAAATATTCGCGGCCGACCTCATAGAGCGTCTGTTTGGTCAGCCCCGCATCGGAAATGGCCGTCGACTTCAGCAAGGCGTTGGTCAGCACGCGCTCGCCGAACAGGCTCTTCATCAAGCCGACGATCTGGCCTTGCGGCCCGTCGCTCGGTTCATAGCGGGTTATGACGTAGCGGAAGAAATCATAATCTGCATCGCCGCCCGCCTGCTCGACGACGTCGAGCAATCCTGCTGTCATGTGCAAAAACTGCGACATGGACGCTACGTCGAGCATTTGCGGATGGATGGTGACAAGGACACTGCGCGCCGCGCACAGTGCCGATAGCGTCAGGAAGCCCAGCGACGGCGGGCAGTCCAGCACAACAACGTCATAGCGATCATCGACTGTCGCCAGCGCGGCCGCAATGCGCGAGAAGAACAGCCGCTCGGCACCGCGACGCTTTTCAGCAAGGATGCGCGGCGTGTCATGCTCGAATTCCTGCAGCTCCAGATTGCCCGGAATGATATCGAGTCCATGAAAATACGTCTTGCGAATGATGTCGGCGAGGGGACGCTGCTGATCGTCATAGCGGATCGCGCCATAAATCGTGTCGTTGTCTTCCAGATCAAATTCCGGCTGGATGCCGAACAGGGCTGACAGTGATGCCTGCGGATCGAGATCGATCGCCAGCGTCCGATAACCGCGCATGGCAAAGTACTGCGCGACATGGGCCGCGGTCGTCGTCTTGCCGGAACCGCCTTTGAAATTGGTGACGGCAATGACCTGCATATGTTCATTGCCTTGACGAACCGGCAGATAGCTTTTCTTCGACTTGGCCAGATAGCGGCGAATTTCATGCACCTGCTCAAGCGAATAGAGCCTGCGCCCGCCGGATGTCTTTTCCGCTTCGGGACCCTCGCCCGCCAATGACAAATGCCTGATATAAGCGTCGGTGATGCCGATGAGCTTGGCCGCCTCGCCGGAGGTGAATTTGCGCAATTCCTTCACGGCTGTCGGCGGAAAAGCGCGCGAGCGCAACTCTTGCAATTGGGCGCTGAGCAGGTCAGCATCCGCCTCAATCAGACGCGTCAGCGAGCGCACCTTCTTACCGGTCCGGTGACTCTGGTCTTTTTCAGCTGGAGACAACATACACGCTCTAAATCCAATTTCTGCGATTAAAGCGTAAATTCAACTGAGTCTGCGTGAGTCGTCAAGCAATTAAAGGTTAACGGGAATTTTGCTGTGCGCAGCTTTATAAAAAGTTCCGCCTCATTCCCCGGCAGTATGCGTCGCTGATGGAAGCGCGCGCGGATCAAAACCTGTGTCTTCCTCATGGGGGCCACTCAATCGGTTGGCATGGATCAAGAGATGATCGTTGACGATGCGGGTCTGGAAAGATGCCTTGCAAAGTCGCACGTACACAAAAATCCTTGGGGGCGACACCGATGTTCAAGCAGCGCCTTGATTGGTCAGCTGGTCAGACGGGCTGAAATTACAGCGTCACCGGGGTTGATACCACCTTGCGATTTCCTATCCCGATGCACTTTGCTGCTCGTCGCTTGCAAACCCCTGGCCAAACCAATCGCAAATGCTGGTTCAGTTCGACACCAGATCCGCACCGAACCATTTGAGGCTTATCGCTTTCAGCGAACCATCCGCTTCAATTACTTCGATAGCACCATTGAACCGTTCGGCAAGGTCCTTGTCCTGCTTGCGCAAGCCGATGCCGACCCCTGGACCGAAGAGGCCGCCCGAAATTCTCGGGCCGTAGAGCGCTGCCATCGCACCGTCCTTGGACTCGAGAAAAGCCTTCCAGACGGAGTAGTCTGCCAATC
This window of the Phyllobacterium zundukense genome carries:
- the repC gene encoding plasmid replication protein RepC; translated protein: MNREMTTTPFGRRPMSHAMLEAQAAARDCPAMQVADKWKLFRTITEARPALGVSDRSLAVLHALLSFHKPAELDSEGNLVVFPSNRELSMRAHGMAPVTLRRHLAALVEAGLIIRRDSPNGKRYVRRDQEGGVKTAFGFDLSPLVARAGEIEQFAAAIRAEDLAKRLLRERISLHRRDIAKMIIFAEEQELDGPWSAISERFIPLARPLLRGFDRLGLDVLAAALDDLRLDVEKLLEIHANYRKSNASDVQNERHIQNQNPDSSSELEPGFRKDQGANAEASWNDASEPESTKEIDAGVTDQPIHSRYKLPPKAFPLGLILKACPDIVDYALRGIESWPDLVQTANLVRVTLGISPDAWNQAVETFGANEAAIVVAAILQKGEAITSPGGYLRSLTDKARAGSFSSGPLLMGLLKANQKQDEARAG
- the repB gene encoding plasmid partitioning protein RepB encodes the protein MNKRRDALKAMMTPINEASQNEHRLAKPAQKSGSLKAMGLSLQSLSDDAEDAQTLRAQLQSGEYVIDIEPDLIDVSFIRDRLDDLDTADFDDLKASIEEHGQQVPILVRPSPQDDNRYQVAYGHRRLAALQALGRPVKAVVRDLSDEDLIVAQGKENLERKDLSFIERALFAARLEAHGIERHALMAALSVHKGNLSTMIAVANSLPLDLIQAVGAAPKVGRPRWEQLSQLLQATSGSWKERVDMQRFMRLDSDARFALLLKSLTPKRKSGPSIYPLKSSEGVPFARIEQNDGKTKVIVDEATAPEFGHYLITHLPEIYAAYLRSEASEPRMRQL
- the repA gene encoding plasmid partitioning protein RepA, with the protein product MLSPAEKDQSHRTGKKVRSLTRLIEADADLLSAQLQELRSRAFPPTAVKELRKFTSGEAAKLIGITDAYIRHLSLAGEGPEAEKTSGGRRLYSLEQVHEIRRYLAKSKKSYLPVRQGNEHMQVIAVTNFKGGSGKTTTAAHVAQYFAMRGYRTLAIDLDPQASLSALFGIQPEFDLEDNDTIYGAIRYDDQQRPLADIIRKTYFHGLDIIPGNLELQEFEHDTPRILAEKRRGAERLFFSRIAAALATVDDRYDVVVLDCPPSLGFLTLSALCAARSVLVTIHPQMLDVASMSQFLHMTAGLLDVVEQAGGDADYDFFRYVITRYEPSDGPQGQIVGLMKSLFGERVLTNALLKSTAISDAGLTKQTLYEVGREYFTRVTYDRAIEALNAVNLEIEDLVREAWGRSP